From one Deltaproteobacteria bacterium genomic stretch:
- a CDS encoding OsmC family protein: MIEMNKEKDSEIQPELEGYKKKILPVNKSRLRLERDLYFIGMTQRGYEVEYDVKYEEGCSPTETLLLSIAGCISIDVVHILRKMRCEVSKYEVEASGTRRPDPPQYYTSVDLMIHISGKGITPSKIDRAIALSLDKYCSVYHSLRKDLKVNIEYQIES; this comes from the coding sequence ATGATTGAAATGAACAAAGAAAAGGATTCGGAAATTCAACCGGAACTGGAAGGTTACAAGAAGAAGATCCTGCCGGTCAATAAATCCCGGCTTCGTCTTGAACGGGATCTTTACTTCATCGGCATGACTCAGCGGGGTTACGAAGTGGAATACGATGTCAAGTACGAGGAAGGCTGCTCTCCAACCGAGACTCTGCTTCTGAGTATTGCGGGATGCATCTCTATCGACGTGGTTCATATCTTGAGAAAGATGCGTTGTGAAGTTTCCAAGTACGAAGTGGAAGCCTCAGGGACCAGGAGACCCGATCCCCCCCAATATTATACGTCCGTGGATTTGATGATCCATATATCGGGCAAAGGAATTACACCCTCCAAGATCGACCGGGCCATCGCCCTGTCTCTGGACAAGTATTGCTCTGTCTACCATTCATTAAGGAAAGACTTGAAGGTGAACATTGAGTATCAGATCGAGTCTTAG
- a CDS encoding Hsp20/alpha crystallin family protein: MDLVKWNPWREMETLSDRINQLFSGPLFPSQWFGDESMLEGWKPAVDIMDKGDKIVIKAELPGVDKKDIRVELKDNILTLEGERASENEVQEDRYYRKERFFGKFSRSFVVPKGLDPDKVKADYKDGVLNIEIPKPEEEKARKITVH; the protein is encoded by the coding sequence ATGGACCTCGTAAAATGGAATCCTTGGAGAGAAATGGAGACTTTATCCGACCGCATTAATCAGCTTTTCAGCGGGCCTTTGTTCCCTTCCCAGTGGTTCGGTGACGAATCCATGCTGGAAGGATGGAAGCCCGCGGTCGATATCATGGACAAGGGAGACAAGATCGTTATCAAGGCCGAACTTCCCGGCGTTGACAAGAAGGACATCCGTGTGGAATTGAAGGACAACATCCTCACGTTGGAAGGTGAACGCGCCAGCGAAAATGAGGTGCAGGAAGATAGGTATTACCGGAAGGAAAGGTTTTTCGGGAAGTTCTCACGTTCCTTTGTGGTTCCCAAGGGACTGGATCCTGACAAGGTCAAGGCGGATTACAAAGACGGAGTGTTGAATATCGAGATCCCCAAGCCGGAGGAGGAAAAGGCCAGGAAGATCACGGTTCATTAA
- a CDS encoding YbaK/EbsC family protein has protein sequence MGVEEVKRHFIDNHLPYEILEFDESTETVELAARALGVEPARIAKSLAFKVKDRDILVVTRGDARIDNKKFKQQFRAKGKMMAPDEVLEATGHPVGGVCPFGLKKDMEIYLDENLRAFDKVYPAAGSRNSCIEISPEELHAVTGAEWVDVCK, from the coding sequence ATGGGCGTTGAGGAGGTTAAGAGGCATTTCATTGATAATCATCTTCCTTATGAAATCCTTGAATTTGATGAAAGCACAGAAACCGTCGAACTGGCGGCCCGGGCCTTGGGCGTTGAACCGGCCCGGATCGCCAAATCCCTCGCTTTCAAGGTGAAGGATCGTGATATCCTTGTCGTGACCAGGGGTGACGCCAGAATAGACAACAAAAAATTCAAGCAGCAGTTCCGGGCCAAGGGAAAGATGATGGCCCCCGACGAGGTCCTTGAGGCCACCGGTCATCCCGTAGGCGGTGTCTGTCCTTTTGGATTGAAGAAAGATATGGAAATCTACCTGGACGAAAACCTTAGGGCCTTTGACAAGGTATACCCGGCTGCGGGGTCCCGCAACTCCTGTATCGAGATTTCACCGGAAGAACTTCACGCGGTTACCGGGGCCGAATGGGTGGATGTCTGCAAGTAG
- a CDS encoding Lrp/AsnC ligand binding domain-containing protein yields MISGWLGKTGQDHRRRAKSEVKSFKEDQEKEAAFDAMDLGVRLVPLERIVGSVGRYHDFDSKFRLKDHLPQERLELIKKTMKEGKPLPPVQLYQIKDEYYVLDGNHRVAAAKELGYSQIHAHIVEFIPSKDTLEGILYRERADFKAQTGLSDKIDLTEIGKYPYLLQQISRHRQHLEQESGGKTPVSLETAAEDWYKTIYRPLTAIIQRGRLLESFPNRTLADLYTYISSHQWERMSTRRYGRGIDPLICRDMEEFREKMSQKREAEYPEMLRKITAFVLMHVSAKKEDRIIEKLYSLEEVQEIHSVHGDVDLLIKIVLTRDLVSSDAEIIGDFVHNQIRQLPGVISTQTLIPGFSKIKNIPAGDSG; encoded by the coding sequence ATGATAAGCGGATGGCTGGGAAAGACCGGCCAGGATCATAGGCGCCGCGCAAAATCCGAAGTTAAGTCTTTCAAGGAAGACCAGGAAAAAGAAGCAGCCTTTGATGCCATGGATCTTGGGGTCCGGCTAGTCCCCCTGGAGCGGATCGTTGGAAGTGTGGGCCGCTACCATGATTTCGACAGCAAGTTCAGGCTCAAGGATCACCTTCCTCAGGAGAGGCTCGAACTCATCAAAAAGACCATGAAGGAGGGGAAGCCCCTACCTCCTGTTCAATTATATCAAATCAAGGATGAGTACTACGTTCTCGACGGGAATCACAGGGTAGCCGCTGCCAAAGAATTGGGGTATTCCCAAATCCATGCCCATATCGTGGAATTCATCCCATCAAAGGATACCCTGGAGGGAATCCTGTATCGGGAAAGGGCAGACTTCAAGGCCCAAACTGGACTCTCCGACAAGATAGACTTGACCGAGATCGGGAAATACCCCTATCTCCTTCAACAAATATCAAGGCACCGTCAGCACCTCGAACAGGAGAGTGGAGGGAAGACGCCGGTATCCCTTGAAACCGCAGCGGAGGACTGGTACAAAACGATTTACAGGCCTCTCACAGCCATCATTCAGAGGGGACGACTGCTGGAGTCCTTTCCCAATCGTACTCTCGCCGATCTCTACACCTACATCTCCTCCCATCAATGGGAAAGGATGAGTACGAGGAGGTACGGGAGGGGAATCGATCCGCTTATCTGCAGAGACATGGAGGAATTCAGGGAAAAGATGAGCCAGAAGCGGGAAGCGGAATATCCGGAAATGCTTCGCAAAATAACAGCCTTCGTACTCATGCACGTCTCGGCCAAAAAGGAAGACCGGATCATCGAAAAACTTTACTCGCTGGAGGAAGTTCAGGAAATCCACTCCGTTCACGGTGATGTGGATCTTCTCATAAAAATCGTCCTTACGAGGGATCTGGTCTCCTCGGACGCCGAGATCATCGGGGATTTTGTCCACAACCAGATCCGACAACTCCCCGGGGTGATCAGCACCCAGACCCTGATTCCGGGATTCTCCAAGATCAAGAACATCCCTGCGGGTGATTCCGGCTAG
- a CDS encoding metallophosphoesterase family protein, which translates to MKILSVSDSIETRLYDGLDIDEFPGIELILSCGDLPPEYLTYLAKGFNVPLYYVSGNHDIRYLEKPPDGCENLDGRVVRFRGLNFLGLEGSRWYNGGPFQYTEEQMRQKVRNLRRDFKRLGGVDVIITHAPPRFVHDEEDPCHKGFRVFRWLIDKYSPAYFVHGHIHSFFNDPSERMTLIGNTQVVNSYGYTILEINDKRMAGKDRPGS; encoded by the coding sequence ATGAAAATCTTGAGTGTTTCAGATAGCATAGAAACCCGGCTTTACGACGGTTTGGATATCGACGAATTTCCCGGGATCGAACTGATACTTTCCTGCGGAGACCTTCCACCGGAATACTTGACCTATCTGGCCAAGGGCTTCAATGTCCCCCTTTATTATGTGAGTGGCAATCACGATATCCGCTACCTGGAAAAACCGCCTGATGGCTGCGAAAACCTGGACGGCCGAGTCGTTCGATTCAGGGGGCTTAATTTTCTTGGCCTCGAAGGTTCCCGGTGGTATAACGGCGGTCCCTTTCAATATACGGAGGAACAAATGCGGCAAAAGGTTCGAAACCTCCGTCGCGACTTCAAACGTCTCGGAGGTGTCGATGTCATCATCACCCATGCCCCGCCCCGCTTCGTCCACGATGAAGAGGATCCATGCCACAAGGGCTTCAGGGTGTTCCGGTGGCTTATCGACAAATATTCACCGGCATATTTCGTTCACGGACATATCCATTCCTTTTTCAACGATCCTTCCGAGCGCATGACTCTGATAGGAAATACCCAAGTGGTGAACAGCTATGGTTACACCATCCTGGAAATCAATGATAAGCGGATGGCTGGGAAAGACCGGCCAGGATCATAG
- a CDS encoding lytic transglycosylase domain-containing protein, giving the protein MQKISWVDAAQWTFVLWLLLIFALPTLPHFTAPSETISADTSNSTTGDDSGLLPADTALRQELRSATKAAQPLRFSEPYKRFNKLIEAAAERYGVDPALIKAVIMAESGGNPRAVSKRGARGLMQLMPGTAKALGVKDCFNPEHNINGGVKYLKDLLDYFEGDLRMVLAAYNAGITKVRRYNGIPPYRATRSYIDKVIKYYSLYKKGDATGLGTV; this is encoded by the coding sequence ATGCAAAAAATCTCATGGGTGGATGCCGCCCAATGGACCTTTGTTTTGTGGTTGCTGTTAATTTTCGCCCTACCCACACTTCCCCATTTCACCGCCCCATCGGAAACCATATCGGCTGATACTTCCAACTCCACCACTGGTGATGATTCCGGACTCTTACCGGCCGACACGGCGCTCCGACAGGAACTCCGATCCGCTACCAAGGCCGCACAGCCCTTAAGGTTCAGTGAGCCTTACAAAAGATTCAACAAGCTCATCGAGGCGGCGGCGGAGCGATATGGGGTGGATCCCGCCTTGATCAAGGCTGTTATCATGGCGGAATCAGGGGGAAACCCCCGGGCTGTTTCGAAACGCGGCGCGCGGGGTCTGATGCAGTTGATGCCCGGGACCGCCAAGGCCCTTGGAGTAAAAGACTGCTTCAACCCGGAGCACAATATCAACGGCGGGGTGAAGTACCTCAAGGATCTCCTTGATTATTTCGAAGGAGACTTGAGGATGGTGCTTGCAGCCTATAACGCCGGGATCACCAAGGTCCGGCGGTACAATGGGATTCCCCCTTACAGGGCGACAAGGTCCTACATCGATAAAGTGATAAAATATTACAGTCTTTACAAGAAGGGGGATGCCACCGGCCTGGGAACGGTCTGA
- a CDS encoding DUF3135 domain-containing protein, with product METIDWEKEREKIREAALERHARLHRLFHEDRLAFERERKRMINSFLQSIEDPARKERLEEIQEAWDKRMRHAGSQYNRFVLAQTFFWDHFYRNWQPALQDLSTLCNKLGEGNGDCNRSK from the coding sequence ATGGAAACCATCGACTGGGAAAAAGAGAGGGAGAAAATCCGGGAGGCTGCCCTCGAAAGACATGCCCGGCTTCATCGCTTATTCCACGAAGACAGGCTTGCCTTCGAGCGGGAAAGAAAGAGAATGATCAATAGCTTCTTGCAAAGCATTGAAGATCCTGCTAGAAAGGAAAGGCTAGAGGAAATTCAGGAGGCCTGGGATAAAAGAATGAGGCATGCGGGGTCTCAATACAATCGCTTTGTCCTCGCCCAAACTTTCTTCTGGGATCACTTTTACCGGAACTGGCAACCGGCCCTCCAGGATTTAAGCACCCTTTGCAATAAGTTAGGGGAAGGAAACGGTGATTGTAACAGATCCAAGTAA
- a CDS encoding inositol-3-phosphate synthase, with amino-acid sequence MERIKIAVVGIGNCASALIQGIAYYRNRSEKEAIGFMHWDIGGYRPGDIDVVAAFDIDKRKVGQDLAKAIFQPPNCTKPICPDIQETGVVVNMGRILDGVAEHMKGYDEKYTFLPSEQKEPGEEEIVEELKASKAEILLNYLPVGSERAVRFYAECALKAGLGFVNCMPVFIASDPEWGNRFRERNLPIIGDDVKSQVGATIVHRVLANLFRNRGVKLERTYQLNTGGNTDFLNMLDRSRLLNKRKSKTEAVQSQLGEDRLQDENIHIGPSDWVAWQKDNKVCFIRMEGKLFGDIPMDLELRLSVEDSPNSGGVVIDAIRCCKLALDRGTGGVLYSPSAFFMKHPPRQFTDSEAYRMTEEFIAGKRRD; translated from the coding sequence ATGGAGAGGATCAAAATTGCCGTTGTCGGTATCGGCAACTGTGCCAGTGCCCTCATCCAAGGCATCGCTTATTACAGGAACAGGAGCGAAAAGGAAGCGATCGGGTTCATGCACTGGGACATCGGGGGATACAGGCCCGGCGATATTGATGTAGTGGCAGCCTTTGACATCGACAAGAGAAAGGTGGGTCAGGACCTTGCAAAGGCCATCTTTCAGCCTCCCAATTGCACCAAACCCATTTGCCCGGACATCCAGGAAACAGGAGTCGTGGTAAATATGGGAAGAATCCTGGATGGGGTCGCTGAACACATGAAGGGATACGACGAAAAGTACACGTTTCTCCCTTCGGAACAAAAGGAACCCGGAGAAGAAGAGATCGTTGAGGAATTGAAGGCGTCCAAGGCTGAAATTTTACTCAATTATCTCCCTGTGGGATCCGAACGGGCGGTCCGCTTTTACGCGGAATGTGCTTTAAAGGCCGGCCTGGGCTTTGTCAACTGCATGCCCGTCTTCATCGCCAGCGATCCGGAATGGGGAAACCGGTTCCGCGAAAGGAACCTCCCTATTATCGGCGATGACGTGAAATCTCAGGTAGGGGCTACCATCGTGCACAGGGTGCTTGCCAATCTTTTCAGAAACCGGGGCGTCAAATTGGAACGAACCTACCAGTTGAATACCGGGGGAAACACCGATTTTCTGAATATGCTCGACCGTAGCCGGCTTTTGAACAAGCGGAAATCCAAAACAGAGGCCGTGCAATCTCAACTGGGAGAAGACAGGCTCCAGGATGAAAACATCCATATCGGCCCCAGCGACTGGGTCGCATGGCAAAAGGACAACAAGGTCTGTTTCATCCGGATGGAAGGGAAACTGTTCGGCGATATCCCCATGGATCTTGAACTGAGACTTTCCGTGGAAGACTCCCCGAACTCCGGCGGCGTCGTCATTGACGCCATCCGCTGCTGTAAGCTCGCCCTTGACCGCGGCACCGGAGGGGTCCTTTACTCTCCGTCCGCCTTTTTCATGAAACACCCTCCCCGGCAATTCACCGATTCGGAGGCTTACCGCATGACCGAGGAATTCATCGCTGGCAAGCGCCGGGATTGA
- a CDS encoding TatD family hydrolase encodes MIDSHAHLDMEQFDPDREEVIQRARELGLSHIVTIGIDLDTSARSLELAETHDFISATIGCHPHNAKEFGELEVEGLAALAAREKVVAWGEIGLDFFHKHSPPGRQVEAFEMQLDMARDFDLPVVIHDRDAHDEVMEILKKKQAGLYKGVFHCFSGDYDMAMTLIDMGFYISIPGTVTFPKAHQIQRVAARIPLERMLVETDAPFLAPVPHRGKRNEPSFVAHTVSQIARLRETGVEVVAERTAENARRVFHLRERG; translated from the coding sequence ATGATCGACTCTCATGCACACCTCGATATGGAGCAGTTTGATCCGGATCGGGAAGAGGTGATCCAAAGGGCCCGGGAGTTGGGCCTTTCTCATATCGTTACCATCGGCATAGATCTGGATACCTCCGCCCGGTCTCTGGAACTGGCCGAAACCCATGATTTCATCTCCGCCACAATAGGTTGCCACCCCCATAATGCCAAGGAGTTCGGAGAATTGGAGGTTGAGGGATTGGCCGCCCTGGCCGCCCGGGAAAAGGTGGTCGCATGGGGAGAGATCGGCCTTGATTTTTTCCATAAGCATTCTCCACCGGGGCGGCAAGTGGAAGCCTTTGAAATGCAGCTCGATATGGCCAGGGATTTCGATCTTCCTGTTGTCATCCATGACCGGGATGCCCACGATGAAGTGATGGAGATCTTGAAGAAAAAACAGGCAGGTCTGTACAAGGGGGTGTTTCATTGCTTTTCGGGGGATTACGACATGGCTATGACCCTCATCGATATGGGATTCTATATTTCCATCCCCGGCACTGTTACCTTTCCCAAGGCCCATCAGATTCAAAGAGTTGCGGCCCGAATCCCCCTGGAAAGGATGCTGGTCGAGACCGATGCGCCTTTCCTGGCGCCCGTTCCACACCGGGGCAAGCGCAATGAACCCTCTTTTGTGGCCCATACCGTATCACAAATCGCCCGGTTGAGAGAGACCGGCGTGGAGGTGGTAGCGGAGAGGACGGCAGAGAACGCCAGGCGGGTCTTTCATCTGAGGGAGCGGGGATGA
- the maf gene encoding septum formation protein Maf, with amino-acid sequence MSEEFPLVLASASPRRKRLLEQVGIPIRVRPSHIEESGVEGVDPEKTVEELAVKKAMGAKDLAEAEGLWVLGADTVVVLGNSVLGKPADAEDARTMLSRLSDREHKVITGFCILSPGTHRGVFSSSVTTHVKIKELSPREIEAYIATGEPFDKAGSYGIQGIGAFMVESITGSYTNVVGLPICAVIKALVALGAVKTFPFGKMERAGSLEENERRCP; translated from the coding sequence ATCAGCGAAGAATTTCCCCTTGTCCTTGCCTCTGCCTCTCCCCGGAGAAAAAGGTTGCTGGAACAGGTGGGGATTCCCATCCGGGTCAGGCCGAGTCATATTGAGGAGAGCGGGGTGGAGGGCGTAGATCCGGAAAAGACCGTTGAAGAGCTTGCTGTTAAGAAGGCCATGGGGGCTAAGGACTTGGCCGAGGCCGAGGGACTGTGGGTCCTTGGTGCGGATACCGTGGTGGTGCTTGGAAATTCCGTTCTAGGGAAACCCGCGGATGCGGAGGATGCCCGAACCATGCTATCCAGGCTCTCGGACAGGGAACACAAAGTGATTACAGGTTTCTGTATCCTCTCCCCGGGAACTCACCGGGGTGTTTTCAGCTCGTCCGTCACCACTCATGTAAAGATAAAAGAGCTCAGTCCCCGGGAGATCGAGGCCTACATCGCGACCGGGGAACCTTTCGACAAGGCTGGAAGCTATGGAATCCAGGGGATAGGGGCCTTCATGGTGGAATCCATCACAGGTTCCTATACCAATGTGGTGGGCCTGCCGATCTGCGCCGTGATCAAGGCGTTGGTGGCCCTAGGGGCCGTTAAGACCTTCCCGTTTGGAAAAATGGAGAGAGCGGGTTCTTTGGAAGAGAATGAAAGGAGGTGCCCATGA
- a CDS encoding AMP nucleosidase codes for MMLKEHEYIRQTLERYTNCSLEEFCEHILITNFRQYIQAFQEMTEGAFSEGNFRIVNVPDMNCTMIDFGIGSPQAALLINCLAYLDKLKSVIMLGMCGGIDDILEIGDFVIPSAAVRGEGTSRHYLPPEFPAIPASSVNLFCIGAVRKVGLNPHCGIVYTTDRRLWEFDDEFIDYLRRQRILAIEMELATLFSVAYRFEVPIGSIMLVSDMPLQRRGIKSKKLHQEIFSKHMGPHLDIAIDAVRNIIAKWNDVERKLTSEW; via the coding sequence ATGATGCTCAAAGAACATGAATACATAAGGCAGACCCTGGAGAGGTATACGAACTGTTCTCTTGAGGAATTTTGCGAGCACATTTTGATCACCAATTTCAGGCAGTATATTCAGGCCTTCCAAGAGATGACCGAAGGGGCCTTTTCCGAAGGCAACTTTCGCATCGTCAATGTCCCGGATATGAACTGCACCATGATCGATTTCGGGATCGGCTCTCCCCAGGCGGCGCTTCTCATCAATTGTCTGGCCTATCTCGACAAGCTGAAATCCGTTATTATGTTGGGGATGTGTGGCGGGATCGATGATATACTCGAAATCGGAGACTTCGTGATACCCTCAGCGGCCGTGCGGGGGGAGGGAACGAGCAGGCACTACCTGCCTCCGGAATTCCCCGCCATACCGGCATCCTCCGTCAACCTGTTTTGTATCGGTGCGGTTAGAAAGGTTGGGCTGAATCCCCACTGCGGAATCGTCTACACGACTGATAGACGGCTTTGGGAGTTCGACGATGAATTCATCGACTACCTTCGCCGCCAGAGGATCCTGGCCATTGAAATGGAGTTGGCCACCCTTTTTTCCGTGGCCTACCGCTTCGAGGTTCCCATCGGGTCGATCATGCTGGTCTCGGATATGCCGCTTCAAAGGAGGGGAATAAAGAGCAAAAAGCTCCATCAGGAGATCTTTTCAAAACACATGGGCCCCCACCTGGACATCGCCATTGATGCGGTTCGGAACATTATCGCCAAATGGAACGACGTAGAACGAAAACTCACCAGCGAATGGTAG
- a CDS encoding GNAT family N-acetyltransferase, whose protein sequence is MDRDPSIIVRHDLRPGDMGSIIHLHGKLYGEEHGFDHTFEIHVAEPLVEFVRNYSQGRGKKIWIVEKEGRVMGSLAIVRCSDEEAQLRWFLVHPELRGKGIGRRLVEEALSFCRESGFSSVFLWTVNTLKPAASLYRSVGFKKTAESTARMWGKVITEERYDLVLK, encoded by the coding sequence ATGGATAGAGATCCTTCAATAATTGTCCGGCATGATCTTCGGCCCGGCGATATGGGATCAATTATCCATCTGCACGGAAAACTTTACGGTGAGGAACACGGATTTGACCATACCTTTGAGATCCATGTGGCGGAACCCCTGGTCGAGTTTGTCAGGAATTACAGCCAGGGAAGAGGCAAAAAAATCTGGATTGTGGAAAAGGAAGGCCGGGTGATGGGGTCATTGGCCATCGTGAGATGCTCAGACGAGGAGGCCCAACTGCGATGGTTCCTGGTTCACCCTGAACTCAGGGGGAAGGGAATCGGCAGGCGCCTTGTCGAAGAAGCACTTTCTTTTTGCCGGGAATCGGGGTTCAGTTCCGTGTTTCTCTGGACGGTCAATACCCTGAAACCGGCCGCCTCCCTTTACAGGTCCGTGGGATTCAAAAAGACGGCGGAAAGCACTGCCCGCATGTGGGGGAAGGTCATCACGGAAGAGCGGTACGATCTCGTGTTGAAATGA
- a CDS encoding metallophosphoesterase, whose translation MLVIVSDLHFTDGTTSNWKDGEDLFNVRPKAFELFVTKISDILSRREKSPRKVTFLYNGDIFDLLRTTAWFDVKDRPWSVPLDKKKVYARCHTILEEILRKNEESISWLSGDHPHFQEAWRVDAEIERIYVPGNHDRIINLYEPCRKQVYRKLLGKRERRRFANFYMDQDFHQTLVMHGHESDPFNCEYDKMGNPDYNAVPIGDPLTTELFARIAYEAGKLPIPEEAKARFKDIDNVRPTLATVRYVQDIINDFSIGDKVKDVLGKVVGDFEDLEFYRQWKRRHDRFNLGFDEADKLEWALRAVRLLGPSVPAGLLEKLAALVRDDSCEKLAKRRVEDVRGGNLRYCVMGHTHEPLHVPLCVDERLNMERHYLNCGTFRTTFSQTYDKQEFLRFQRMSFVIVYGPGEYRPDEERPLYEMWSGLRMHH comes from the coding sequence ATGCTTGTAATCGTCAGTGATTTGCATTTCACGGATGGGACCACGAGTAATTGGAAAGACGGTGAAGATCTTTTCAATGTCCGGCCGAAGGCATTCGAGCTTTTCGTGACCAAGATTTCCGACATACTTTCAAGGAGAGAGAAGTCTCCCCGGAAGGTGACCTTCCTTTACAACGGGGATATCTTCGACCTGCTCAGAACCACTGCGTGGTTCGATGTGAAAGACCGCCCCTGGTCCGTTCCCCTGGATAAGAAAAAGGTCTATGCCCGGTGCCACACCATACTGGAGGAGATTCTCCGGAAAAACGAGGAGTCCATTTCCTGGCTGAGCGGGGACCATCCGCACTTCCAAGAGGCCTGGAGAGTGGATGCGGAGATTGAAAGGATTTATGTCCCCGGTAACCATGACCGTATAATCAATCTCTATGAACCCTGCCGGAAGCAGGTTTACCGTAAGTTGCTCGGGAAACGGGAGAGACGCCGTTTCGCCAACTTTTACATGGATCAGGATTTTCACCAGACCCTGGTCATGCACGGACATGAGTCCGATCCTTTCAACTGCGAATATGACAAGATGGGAAACCCCGATTACAACGCGGTTCCCATCGGGGATCCTTTGACGACGGAGTTGTTCGCCCGGATCGCATACGAGGCTGGAAAACTTCCCATTCCTGAGGAAGCAAAGGCGAGGTTCAAGGACATAGACAATGTGAGGCCGACCCTTGCAACGGTGCGGTATGTCCAGGATATCATCAACGACTTCTCCATCGGGGACAAGGTCAAGGATGTTCTCGGCAAGGTGGTGGGAGATTTCGAGGACCTTGAATTCTACCGGCAATGGAAGAGACGACACGATCGATTCAACTTGGGATTCGATGAAGCGGACAAGTTAGAGTGGGCCCTGAGGGCCGTCCGCCTTCTGGGGCCGTCTGTCCCCGCAGGACTGCTCGAAAAACTGGCAGCACTGGTGAGAGACGATTCCTGCGAGAAGCTGGCGAAGAGAAGGGTTGAAGACGTACGGGGTGGAAATCTGCGCTATTGCGTCATGGGACATACCCATGAACCCCTCCACGTCCCTCTGTGCGTGGATGAGCGACTGAACATGGAAAGACACTATCTCAATTGCGGGACATTTCGAACGACCTTCAGCCAGACCTATGACAAACAGGAATTTTTGAGATTTCAGCGTATGTCTTTCGTTATCGTGTATGGCCCCGGGGAATACCGCCCAGACGAGGAAAGGCCCCTGTATGAAATGTGGTCCGGGTTGAGAATGCACCACTGA